Proteins from one Malaya genurostris strain Urasoe2022 chromosome 2, Malgen_1.1, whole genome shotgun sequence genomic window:
- the LOC131428646 gene encoding SET and MYND domain-containing protein 4-like, producing the protein MDASDLYSKFWKKIVFNGKAEQVTKGLKVCRTDSETIAYVRQLLDDSGLLQQIQFIVDEKNETKAIECRKRGNENFHPRIKKYIAAIECYNESIALSNGGSKNLAIAYANRSAVCFELKEYNACLENIRLVLQNPYPERLIPKLLQRKQCCLEMINNNHRPAHFDMILCEPKLCSKPNPKIPFISDCLELEKNDRFGRHLVTNKKLNPGDFVVIEKPFSKMLLPNLRYMNCDYCLEDKFLILIPCHHCSITMFCSEMCQQKAYQSYHRIECPIIKHLHKLFPLKVLVPLRTTIMAISSFDYDLQDLLEHVETLGESSLNSFDLDWTKLQAKQVYSTIHMLATNQNLRTPNEMIQLTVLCIATSEVLLNYTPLRSFCGNIESHRDLIRIILFRHLQISSVNSCSINRVNYYPHGTERFKENYIGGGLFPILSMLNNSCAPNITRIPLPNGRIAAIVLRPIDKDGQLFCCYGYHHLHNTLFDRHPALYLKYHFKCRCEACQYDYPLRENLKHIALPSYFDIDSREWIVNYRNRNIAEALKNFRKHCKFLKDYDCKYPNYEVCVSHGDFIQCLNMIYSPHSQYIKYQGLCYF; encoded by the exons ATGGACGCCAGCgatttatattcaaaattttggaaaaagattGTGTTCAATGGCAAAGCTGAACAAGTAACAAAAGGTTTGAAAGTATGTCGCACTGATAGTGAAACTATTGCCTATGTGCGTCAATTATTAGATGATTCAGGTTTGCTGCAACAGATTCAATTTATAGTAGATGAGAAAAACGAGACTAAAGCAATAGAATGTAGAAAACGCGGTAACGAGAACTTTCATCCGAGAATAAAGAAATACATCGCTGCGATTGAATGTTACAACGAAAGCATCGCATTGTCAAATGGGGGTTCAAAGAACTTGGCCATAGCTTATGCTAACCGTTCAGCGGTGTGCTTTGAATTAAAGGAATATAACGCCTGCTTGGAAAACATTCGCTTGGTCCTGCAGAATCCGTATCCAGAACGCTTGATACCGAAATTGTTGCAGAGAAAGCAGTGCTGCTTAGAGATGATTAACAATAATCATCGTCCCGCACATTTCGACATGATTTTGTGCGAACCAAAATTATGCAGCAAACCAAATCCTAAAATACCATTTATCTCTGATTGCCTGGAATTGGAGAAGAATGACAGGTTTGGTCGACACTTGGTGACGAATAAAAAGTTAAATCCAGGAGATTTTGTCGTAATCGAAAAACCATTTTCCAAAATGCTGTTACCCAACCTTCGCTACATGAACTGCGATTATTGTCTTGAAGATAAATTTCTCATTTTAATACCATGCCATCATTGTTCGATTACGATGTTTTGTTCGGAGATGTGTCAGCAAAAGGCGTACCAAAGCTACCATCGTATAGAATGTCCAATTATAAAGCATTTGCATAAGTTATTTCCCCTAAAGGTTTTGGTACCATTAAGAACTACTATAATGGCCATAAGCAGTTTCGACTATGATCTGCAAGATTTATTGGAACATGTGGAAACACTAGGGGAATCCTCTCTGAATTCATTTGACTTAGATTGGACAAAGTTGCAAGCTAAGCAGGTTTACAGTACGATTCATATGCTAGCTACAAACCAAAACCTACGCACTCCGAATGAAATGATCCAGCTAACTGTCTTGTGTATTGCCACGAGCGAAGTGCTGCTGAACTATACTCCATTGAGAAGTTTTTGCGGAAACATTGAGTCTCACCGTGATCTTATACGAATTATTTTGTTTCGTCATCTacaaatttccagtgtgaattcGTGCTCTATAAATCGTGTAAATTATTACCCGCATGGAACAGAACGATTTAAAGAAAATTATATTGGAGGTGGTTTATTTCCAATATTAAGCATGCTCAACAACTCATGTGCACCAAATATAACACGGATACCACTGCCGAACGGACGAATTGCAGCCATAGTTTTGCGACCGATTGATAAAGATGGTCAACTGTTCTGCTGTTACGG GTACCACCACCTCCATAACACATTATTTGATCGACATCCCGCACTTTATTTGAAATATCACTTCAAATGTCGATGCGAAGCATGCCAATATGATTATCCTCTGCGCGAGAACTTGAAGCATATCGCACTGCCGTCATATTTTGATATTGACAGCAGGGAATGGATTGTTAATTATCGCAACCGTAATATAGCGGAAGCCTTGAAAAATTTTAGGAAACACTGCAAATTCTTGAAAGATTACGACTGCAAGTATCCCAACTATGAGGTTTGTGTTAGCCATGGTGATTTTATACAATGCTTGAACATGATTTACTCTCCTCATTCCCAATATATTAAATATCAGGGACTGTGTTACTTTTAA